A single Leguminivora glycinivorella isolate SPB_JAAS2020 chromosome 25, LegGlyc_1.1, whole genome shotgun sequence DNA region contains:
- the LOC125239075 gene encoding uncharacterized protein LOC125239075, which translates to MYSVVEFAEDSGGGVSIVRREWLTPGKQRCLWPPQKLMTKFNKCIDGTITADTNSWEIFEIKRVFYETDSLAKARDKEKQAEEESEVNSDSNDVFIRKRKKTKKIYDSDSCSNSDDNNIVYPTPPATKLVFPAKTSERASCTGEKSNKHTVYSDDDYEAYTDEKNRTYRKQVTSSVQSTPVGSKSQKQRSRPVYTELNKSDDDTDLSIRENSKESSAKTTDSEVSQLLQSPSGLDNLDLTITPFINEKPNSQALDVIAKHLARIEADLKEMQIAQNEILIRMRSSSVSMEHSLPGEITLPCEDSKDLIDIEKWINAAPENRKLLINHLSLVGGPKIPVIIRRILEKLFSNNLAVLCNWTGKNKKIALKDLGLIKIIRDAVRLNQVAANATDAEIQEIISNWFRFTKDRNGGREARRAKQ; encoded by the exons ATGTATAGCGTCGTTGAGTTTGCTGAAGATAGTGGTGGAGGGGTCAGTATAGTTAGACGCGAATGGCTGACGCCCGGGAAGCAGCGATGTCTGTGGCCGCCCCAAAAATTGATGACCaagtttaataaatgtattGATGGAACGATTACAGCTGACACGAATTCCTGGGAAATATTCGAAATAAAGCGTGTATTCTATGAGACTG atagtTTGGCAAAAGCAAGAGACAAAGAAAAACAAGCTGAAGAGGAGTCAGAAGTGAATAGTGATAGCAACGATGTATTTATTCGAAAACGCAAAAAGACTAAAAAAATCTATGATAGTGACAGTTGCAGTAATTCAGATGACAATAACATTGTATACCCTACACCGCCAGCTACCAAATTAGTATTTCCTGCTAAAACATCGGAGAGGGCATCTTGtacag GTGAAAAATCAAATAAACATACTGTTTATagtgatgatgattatgaggcTTATACTGATGAAAAAAATAGGACTTATCGGAAGCAAGTAACTTCTTCGGTGCAATCTACACCTGTCGGCTCAAAATCCCAAAAGCAACGCTCTAGACCGGTATATACAGAACTGAACAAAAGTGATGATGATACAGATCTGAGCATACGTGAAAATTCCAAGGAAAGCTCTGCGAAGACTACAGACAGTGAAGTGTCACAGCTTCTGCAAAGTCCAA GTGGCCTGGATAACCTAGACTTGACAATAACACCATTTATAAATGAGAAGCCAAATTCACAAGCCTTAG ATGTCATAGCTAAGCACTTAGCTCGAATTGAAGCTGACTTGAAAGAGATGCAAATCGCACAGAATGAGATATTAATTAGGATGCGATCATCTTCTGTCTCGATGGAACATTCACTGCCAGGGGAAATAACATTGCCATGTGAGGACAGCAAGGACTTGATTGATATTGAAAAGTGGATAAACGCAGCTCCCGAGAACAGAAAACTTTTG ATAAATCATCTAAGCCTCGTGGGAGGTCCCAAGATACCTGTTATAATACGAAGAATACTGGAAAAGCTTTTTTCAAACAATTTGGCAGTTCTTTGTAATTGGACaggaaaaaataagaaaatagcTCTCAAGGACTTGGGactaataaaaattataagAG ACGCAGTGCGGTTGAACCAGGTTGCAGCCAACGCTACTGATGCTGAGATACAAGAAATAATATCAAATTGGTTCAGATTCACTAAAGACCGCAATGGAGGACGGGAAGCCCGAAGAGCCAAGCAGTAG
- the LOC125239066 gene encoding zinc finger protein ZPR1 isoform X2 codes for MCSVEQNPVFRDLSADDPDPEVTEVESLCMNCHANGVTRLLMTRIPYYKNVVIMSFSCEECGYQNNEIQPGGAFAELGVRWKLRVEQPEDLNRQVVKSDYTCVRIPELDFEIPAQSQKGEVTTVEGIITRAIAGLTQDQASRRAEHPEAAAQIDAFMARLQSARQLDKRWTLELEDASGNCYIENPAAPRKDPRCERVDFKRTKDQDHMLGVFTREEVSGNPDTSLLTPCDPSEASYEQMSAEEVLQFPTNCPDCNAPATTNMKLTKIPHFKEVVIMATVCDACGHRTNEVKSGGGIEDKGVRFEVRVASKEDFSRDVLKSETCSMEIPELDLEVGGRALGGRFTTAEGLLRATSQQLADAPGATGDAPGLCPGGIDR; via the exons ATGTGCTCCGTAGAACAAAACCCAGTATTCCGGGACCTCAGCGCTGATGACCCGGACCCGGAAGTCACGGAGGTGGAGTCACTTTGCATGAACTGCCACGCTAAT GGTGTAACACGCTTGCTGATGACCCGGATCCCGTACTACAAGAATGTGGTGATCATGTCCTTCTCCTGCGAAGAGTGTGGCTACCAGAACAATGAGATCCAGCCGGGAGGAGCCTTCGCTGAGCTTGGAGTCAG ATGGAAGCTCCGCGTGGAACAGCCTGAGGACTTAAACCGACAGGTTGTGAAGAGCGACTACACCTGCGTCAGGATACCTGAGCTGGACTTCGAGATACCAGCGCAGAGTCAGAAAGGAG AAGTAACAACAGTAGAAGGCATCATCACCCGCGCCATAGCGGGTCTCACTCAGGACCAAGCGTCCCGTCGGGCGGAGCACCCCGAAGCCGCGGCCCAGATCGACGCCTTCATGGCTCGCTTACAGAGCGCCCGGCAGTTGGACAAGCGGTGGACGCTAGAACTGGAGGATGCTAGTG GCAACTGTTACATCGAGAACCCAGCGGCCCCGCGCAAGGACCCGCGCTGCGAGCGCGTCGACTTCAAACGCACCAAGGACCAGGACCACATGCTCGGCGTGTTCACCAGAGAGGAG GTATCTGGTAACCCAGATACATCTCTCCTGACGCCCTGCGACCCGTCCGAGGCGTCTTACGAGCAAATGAGTGCGGAGGAGGTGTTACAATTCCCAACCAACTGTCCAGACTGCAACGCCCCGGCTACTACTAACATGAAGCTCACTA AAATTCCTCATTTCAAAGAAGTGGTCATCATGGCAACCGTTTGTGACGCTTGTGGACATCGCACTAACGAG GTGAAATCCGGCGGTGGAATAGAAGACAAAGGTGTGAGGTTCGAGGTGCGAGTGGCGAGCAAGGAGGACTTCTCCAGGGACGTTCTGAAG TCAGAAACGTGCAGTATGGAGATACCGGAGCTGGATTTGGAAGTGGGCGGCCGGGCGCTCGGCGGGCGCTTCACGACGGCCGAGGGGCTGCTGCGCGCGACGTCACAGCAGCTCGCCGACGCGCCGGGCGCCACGGGCGACGCGCCCGGCCTCTGCCCCGGCGGGATAGACAG GTGA